ACTTCTCTAATTTAAGGTTGTATAATGCAACAAGGGCCAGTAATTCCCGAATGGACGTATGTTTCCAAACAGGAGAGAAAACATTGTGAAAATCAACTCCATCCACTTAATGTAACCCTTTGCGACCAACCTCACCTTATACTTAGTGTCACCTGAATTTGATCCTTCCTTCTTCTTGAACACCCACTTGTAGCCGACAATTCTTTTTCCACTTGGTGGTTTCACGAGCTGCCAAGTCTCGTTCTTTTGTAAGCACTCCATCTCCTCTTCCATTGCCAGAAACCACTTGCTGGAATTAAGAGCCTGAACTGCCTCAGAGTAATTCAAAAGATCGACTAAATCAATGCTCTTGATGATGCTTTGAGCATATTCCACTAGATTTCCATGGCAGAACCTCTAAGGTGGTTTGATCTCTTATTTTTCCCTGTCACAAGCTAACTGATAATTTCGTAGTTGAGATGTAGGAGATGCTTATGAATCAAATGGGGTCTCTAAAAAATCTGGAGTGGCTTCAATAACCTCCTACTGCTTTGGAGAACCTCCAGCCTCATGTAAGTGAGAAATTCATCGCGACGTCACCCTTGCTCCACCTTTCTCAAGTGAAGCATCATAGTTTCATCAAAAGTAACATCTCCATTAACCATGATTTTCTTAATTTCGGGGCACCATAATTTTGAAACCCTTTACACCAGTAGCAAAACCAAGAAATATACATTTGACAACCTTGGGTTCAAGTTTTCCTTCACTAACATATGCATAAGCAGGACAATCAAATACTCAAAGGTTAGAGTAATTTGTAGGGTTACCTGACCATAGCACATCAGGAATCTTTCCATCCAACGCTTGATGTAGTGACTAGTTTACCAAATAGCTAGTCAGGTTGACGACTTCTTCCTAAAACTCATTTCCTAATCCTACATTGAAAAACATACATTGGGCTCTCTCAAGTAGAGTTTTATTCATCCTTTTTGCAATGTCATTCTGCTGCGAGGTATCGACAATTATGTTGTGTATGTTAATTCCTTCTTGTTTGCAATACTTATTAAACTCGACTGCAAAAAACTCGAGTCTATTATTTGTCCTAAATCACTTTACTGGCTTCTCGATCTACTTCTTTTGTAAGGTCTTCCACTACTTAAAGGTCCCGAAAACTTCATTCTtaagtttcaaaaaaattgaccCAAACCTTCCTAAAGTGGTCATCAATAAAGGTTAGGAGATATCTACTACTTCCTTTGGAGGTGACTTGAGCTAGATCCCATAAATCAGAACGAATGTAGTCAAGGGTTCCTTTCATCTTATATACTCCAGAATCAAAGTTGACTCGTGTTTGTTTCCTATAAAAGTAGTGCTCGTAGGCATTTAACTTTCCAACTCCTGCACCTTGGAGAAGACCTCTCTTACACAAAATGATCATATATTTCTTGCTCATATGAACGAGTCACATTTGCAACAACCGAGTTGACTCTGACTCCGTAATAGACGAGGAAATTGTTGCTGCACCAGTCACTATTAAACCCTGCAAAGTACATAGACTGTTGGTTTTCTGACCTCTCATCAAAACTAGAGCTCTATGAGATACCTTAATGTCGCTTGACTCAATGACAATCCTACAACCATTCGAGTCCAAAATACCTAAGGGGATGGGATTCTTCAAATCATGCACATGCTTGAAATTTGACAGTGTTCAGATAATCCTGTCATGCATCTTGATCTTAACGGTACCAATACCGATTATCTTGGTGAATTATTCCCCATAAgtacaactccaccttcaactggaGTATTTGTCAAGAACCAGTCCTTTTTTGGACACATATGGTAAGAACACCTCAAATCTAGTATCCACTTGGACGTAAGCTTAGACCATTTGGTTGTAGACATTGACCATCTCTAAGCGTGTTATCTTTTAGAGTATACATACCACACCAAAAATATCAgcggtgtccgcaagtatacaagtcaaattataatatagatGTGTTACAACGAAACTCTGAtaagtatttcgaggatcgtacccaaggaaagatgaattaaaccaaaaatatatttccacaataataagtctaaataataataattaaaaattatattacgatgaacaattaaaaaaagaatcaaacataaaataaattaactgaataaaacaaatagaaaataatcaaacaaCCAAATCAGAATAACAAACAAAAGAATAACTTGTTTCAAGTGGTcgtaattaatttcaaaattaggtttTAGGTGGAATTAACTATTAACTAATTAGTATTACCTCTCAACctctactaattaattaatcgacAGGGGGTGGTGCCAAGACATTTTACATTTTGGAGAATGTAATTTGTATCTAAACTCATGATCATGAACCTATGGttctaatgatattttaatgaattatttatgGTTTTCAAAGGGCACTATCGTATATATTCTTGAATGATAAATAGTTCATATTTTGTACTAATTTAAACTATAGTTTTAAATTGGTTTACGCTAGATACGATTTTAAAGATATGATTTTTAAGGTAGTGATGCACCATTCCTGGATCCTCTATAAGGATCAGGTTTAAGGCGTTGCACTCAAATACAAAGTTTTCTTTTTACTCTTTTCTCACCAACCCTATTAGGGTTATAATgcccctttaaataggctaGGATTATAGGgctaatttgactaaaatatcTTTGGAGTAATAGAGTTTGACTGGAAGAAATAGTCCTACTTAGCTATCAAAACATGGTTGCATTACTTAGGGAATATGTCGCGTCGTCATGACGTCACATGCTTCCTCATCACGACATCACCTCTACTTTCCAAGAGGTTGTGTCTCTCTTTAGCATCACAACACGGGCAACAGTAAAACCTACAAAGTGTCCAAAAAATACGAGATACACTCTACATAggtgaatataaaaatataacattttaccTCAGTTATagatttgtaatattttaatgttgaaCATCAATTATGAAACAAAATCGCAAATATTTGCATTCAAATTTaccatgaaaatttaaaaaaatttaattatatattataaatagaggtgatcatgggccgggttCAGGCCAGGcccagacaaaattttaggcccgttttctAGGCCCAGACCTGGCtctgcccgaaatatgggcctaaaaatttgtccaagcccgACCCGAAAGAAAATTACCAAGCTCAAGCCTGACCTGGcccatattaaattaatatttaatatatataatatatatatttgattaaaaataaaaaaatatttaatatataattagggcCGAGTCGGACCGGGCCCGGGACAAAATAGTTTTACCCGAGGCccagcccgttttctaaacgggcctcatttttttacccaaacccatattttgggcctatatttttacccgaaccctctcaTTTTTTGAGcaggccgtcgggccgggccaggtAACCCAACCTATTATCACCTCTAATTATAAagtacaattaaaataaattaaaatgaggACTAGAATCACCGCGTGTTTTGCACTTCATTCCATTCTCGTTAGGAAATAACCTTTTTACTGCATTCTTTAAAGCAATTATACAACGACATCTTTATTTAGTATTGATGTAATTATTGctttaaaattgcaaaaatattcctacaaataaagaaatagttatcaattatgttatatatatttattataattgaaaatatttaattatgtatcTTGCAACTTTAATCAACAATAACTTTTACAGTAACTTGAGAAgcttttgtaaattttgttaatgtcggtaaaaaatttattccttttcttttaaaagaattgaaactGCAAATAAGATAACATATGATATATTAcgatgaaaatatttaataaaatatgataaataatttttacttgCATTCTATTTAACTCATCCACTTCAGATTAACTTGCGtagtaattaaattactttgaagTTGTAATTTacttaaacaattataaaaacataataataattttcaaattaattaaaatatatataattcaaacacTAATAGGTACAATTcttattataaaagtatagaaaaaaaacataaggaATTATCCTCATTCTCAATGGGATCTCCCCATAATCTTAATGGCATTTACAGTAAAATCTCTATAAAATAATACCTTTAGGActccaaaaatattattttatcaagttTATTAGTTAAtcgataaataaatattttattaatttattgataaattaatatttattaatttagagaaTATTTCATACTTTAtgcatgagtttttttatttatttatcaaaatccAATAAGCATGTAGGTGCAATGAATCAAAGTTAATTGATTCAtgtaaccaaaaagaaaaaaagttaatggtttcaaaatccaatatgtatatattcattggatagattaaaaattttattataaataaacacatgtacatatcaaaatattataattcataTAATCTTTTCCTCCATGGCTTCACATTTGAAAGGTGTAAAAAAGTCTACATTGACAGATAATATGAGAAAAACATTATGTGAGTACAAAATTGAGCATCCCTCTTCAAGTCAAAAAGATTTGCAACAGTGGGTTCAACAAATATTTGATCTCTCTGTTAGCCAGTCAACAATATCAAATACTCTTAAAAGGTCAtctgaatatttttcaaaagagaaaaagaatagCAATGTTAAAAGACACAAATCAGCCAAATATCCTGAATTAGAGAAGGTATTGTATGAGTGTTTTCTTCAATATCAAGAGAAAGTAAACATGACTGGAGAAATGATTCAAAGTAAAGCAAAGGAGTTTCTGCAGAAAATGTATGGTGATGCAAATTCCAAATTTAACTTCTCAATTGGTTGGCTAGAAAGGTTCAAGGCAAGACATGTGATTAAGTCTTATAGAAGATTTGGTGAAAGTGGTTCAGTTGTTATGGTGAATATTGAATATGCTTTACCTCAAATAAGAGCtatattggaaaattttgattggaagGATATCTATAATATGGATGAAACAGACTTATTTTATCGTTTGTAAGCAGATCATTAACTGGCTACAAAGTAATTAGAAGAACGAAAAAGGGCAAGGAAAGACTTCCTGTTATGGTTTGTTGCAATGGGGATGGTTCAGATAAAGTGCCTCTTTGGGTTATTGGTAAGTTTCCTAATCCTAGATGCTTTAAACACGTGAATATTGGAAATCTTAACTGTCATTATCGAGCCAACAAAAAAGCATGGATGACTGGATTAAAGATTTTTTTCGCTAGTTTGATGCTAGAATGACTAGTAGAAATGTGTTGCTTATAGTAGACAATTGTCCAGCCCATCCCAAGGTTATTGAAGGCTTCAGAAACGTTGAATTATTCTTTTTGCCTCCaaattcaacataaaaaattcaaccatGTGATGCAGGAATTATTAGAGCAATTAAGATTTATTATCGACACCACTTTTATTCTAGCATCTTGGAAGGTTACGAGAAAGGAGAATTAAATCCTGAAAAGATTAATGTATTGGATGCAATCCATTTTATTAATGCTGCTTGGAATATTAGTGTGAAGCCTACAACTATTGCAAATTGTTTCTGACATTGCAAAATTCAATCCGAGGAAGATATGCCTCTCGAACAAGAAATTGTTGATGTTAAATGCATTCATAAATTAAAAGCAGTAATTTTTGATTTACACTATAGAAATGCCATGGATGTTGAGCAGATTTTGAATTATCCAAGTGAAAATGAATCTTTGATGGAGTCACCTACGGATGAAGAAATTATTCAAGGAAACATCCCTAACTCGTCTTTGGCGCCatattagggttacggagtattactaAACAATCAGAatcatttgaaatttatatcattcaatattataaccacatcataaaccattcatacaCGTGCATGTTGTCCTTAATTCGAGTCCTCGAGGTcctaaaaataacctaaaaacaatttgggaccaatttaaaataatttggaaagtttaagaagaagatgcaaaatttgcaaaataggggtcacacggttgagacacacacccgtgtctcaggccgtgtaacaatcgaactagggacacacggccgtgtcccagcccatatCCTCACTCGTGTAACACTTTGAGTattgtcacacggccatgtcatacgcccgtgtgccaggccgtgtgttaggccgtgtaacttactgacttgCACCCTAAAGAAACCATCAGATGAGACATGGCCATGTCACCAGGCCgtggccgtgtgcctcacacggttgagtcacacgcccgtgtcttaggccatttTAACCCAAATGAACCTTAAAtgacaagtttaccatttcaagcttaCTTGGACCCTAAGTAATCCATTTACTAGCCAAAAGTCCTATttaaaatgacattaaacaagCTCAAAACATGCTAAATCAACCAtcctaagtgtctaaccaatgtactctcattggtaccacaagtataCACAATTTCACAACAAAATGAATTATTACCCAAAGTATGTTAATTCGTACATTCaaacattcaaccaatatgtctatcataggcacctcaatcacaacattcCATTAACACATACAATAAACTTGCACTAAAACATCTTtcttaattcatatatattaggTTAACTACTTGCATTTAAGATATTAGTTTAAAGTTTTACGTATCAAAAAAATAGCAATGACAAGCAAGCCTATTAAATGTCATATAATCCAAAATGAACGttccaaaaactaccaaaaatagaaggatagtgtgacttgagtgccgaTCCAACTGTCCAAACTTCAAAGAATCTACAAGAtcagaaaataatacaaataaatctTATTAAAGTAGTacaataaatcattcaataataaCTCAACTACACATGTTCCCTGTCATCCAAAATCTCAACCCGGTGAATTGCATTGTTCAATTCAAAGCTCAAATACATGTTATACCTatcaaaatcactaaacaaGTTATAATTCAGAGATTTACGATCTGatgaacgacttacggatatgagtacatagATATTCCACCTGAAACACGCCAaccgctcataagagctaaaccACCCGATAACACGCCAGATGCTCATAAAAGCTAGTCTATCCAAAAATACGCCAAAATAGGGAGTATAACAAGAGAGTtcacaacaaatgttgaacctcggCCTACtcgaaaaaaatatatatatcacccTGCAACAACCTTCATTCCAATCCCCTCATAACACGCCATAATTCGATTGTACTCTATCCCGTGTTCATCAGATTCAAGTATTGAAATTCATCAATATTTCTCAAACAACTTTACATCAAcgataaaacaattataaatattatatcatattatatcatCACACATTtattatagatattaaattgtaaaccgtacaacttacctggactgaattgtagtagttgcaaaagtttagggactaattcacaatttttcattttccacgTATATCAACAgtgtcttgatctaaaatgtaaaatttctcacttattagcttacatttcacattccaatttactttagattttatacccttttattttttgaattttcacaaTTACCCCTAACTTATACACTTTTACCATTTAGTCCTTTAAACCAAAAATCATCAAACTCaccatttttctcaattcaatatttcaatcaGATATACTAGGTCCTTAAACAGTCCctattaaacattaaatttactatcaaaccctaaaattttgacattctcacaatttaatccttaaatcaaaatcaaacaaaaatcacttcacaaaatcaccaaatatcacaataaaagattaaaatccATAGTTATCATAAAGAAaaattcaagattcatcaatggaaacttctaaaatttttaacagattcaaaaacaaaattacaggttaactggacctagttgcaacgatttcaaaaacataaaaattacaagaaacgggtataaaaatcaattacatGCAATGAGTTTAACCTAGCCGATTCTCCACAATAAACATCCATGGTATTTTTGAGTatgaagaagagaaatgaagaagaaaggcTTATTTCTTCcaatttgttttacttaatttcaatttaattacaattttaccattaattacataatattttatctttttccttaCTAATGCCGTCCAATGTTAATTACTAGGTACTAATTGCTACATAGGTCCctcctaatttagtaattaagctatttaattatttaaatgcaatgattactaagttttgcaccttttacaattttgtcctttttctttaattaattatcaaaacgataaaatttcctaactaaattttaatacgacactaatgactccgtaaatattctataaataatatttacgagttgaTACGATGGAAATTTGCAGTCCCGAAACTATTGTTTcgtcaccactgaaaaacgggctgttacataatGGATGTGTCAACTGATGACGAGCAAGATCCAGATGACAGTAGTGTTTTACCACATATTTCTCCAAAAGAGGCTTTTCTAGCTATGGATACCTTGAAGAATTATTTAATACAACACAAGAAAAATATACCAGATTTGGTTTATGCCCTTCTAAAAGTTaaagatgaaattatatttgattcacatgcaaagaagaaacaattaattatatttgattcaCATGCCCTTCTAAAAGTTAAAGATGAAAAAAGAGTTGTCTAGAAAGCACTTTTAGTTTTATgtattgtatataaatttttcaagatatttaatgaattattattttataatttcatcgtGCCCTTAAGgatttttctgaaaattattatcttataCATTTAGCGAGGTTATTATTTTATCCCTTGGCCTAAGTTGGGACCGaaaagaattattatttaatagagaTTATTAATTTATCGAATATTCATTTATCGAGGTTTTCTTGTAGAacattctaaatttaaatatatatttaatattataaaactaaaactaaaagacggttaaaaaattaaattgtaaattctaAACTTATAAAGTAAAAGATTAATTATCTATCATTAACAATGATGATTCTCTTTTACTCATCctgtttttgtttcattttttcattGAAAAAGTTGGTTTGACATTAATAATCACGTCAATAATatctagtatatatatatatatatatatatatatatattatacaaagtaaaaatataattagtattacgtaaaaaataaaattttacagaTTTGCTTGCCCATATTCTCTTttagatcataaaaataaaacaaaatcataaaataaaacacttttGTGAATGGGAGAAGTTACTTCTTTATCCATGATAAAAAGAGtaaatgaaaattcatatttattatgAAGACTATGAATCTCATATCATAAGTGTTTTTACTACACCATTAATggtataagttttttttatgtgaaaacatctttgaattttgTCATGATTTTGTTCAACATCattgctaaaattttagttctctagaataatttaaatcaataaaagagttaacaaacataaaattaataaaaaaactaaaataaaaatagagaattttAGCTTTCTCATGGTGAAAATCATATCGACTATGGAAGGTCCCACAAAGCGAGGCATGTttggaatattaaaattaaaaattaaaaattaaataaaataataaataaataagcgtACTTTCATATTACctcatcatcaaataaaataatttttatctgTTTCGGTGtcattattatttgaatgtGGTTCGATATTGCTTCTTCAAAGAATTATTACTTTAatgtttcattctttttcagataattataatttaatgaataCTAACAATCTCTATTATGTTTACTAACAATTTTTAAATGcaacttaattaaatatgtcttaatatTAGAGattatttataaaactaaacctaaatttTAACTGGTATATTACTCTAATACTTTTCTATATTATCATCCTTAAAATTCTATTcgaattaaatatgaattaattaaaacaaatagaCTCAAACtttgtttttactaaattattatttaaattacattaacATATTTAGTATTAACAAAAATAGCTAACATGTTTACCATTAAAAATATAGCCGATGCCTTCAAACGTTAAcatgattaataataataataataataataataataataataataaaatgattattaataaaaatatgaaaggattataattttttttttttgaaaagatagTTTGAAGTAAAATCAAGAGATTAGAGAGTAGAACTAGGGAATAAAGAACCCCTAGCAATAtccttttctaaaattttttgaatcttCAACGGTGAGTCTTCAAATAAGTATAGATCTTCCTCGTTTGCAAAGGTCATTTTAGTTATAGTGTCTGCTATCTAATTATCCTCTTTACAAATGTGACCTATGAACCACATTTCTTCTTGAGATAAAATATGTTGAATTCTCCTAACGAGAGAGATACTTGAGACATCTGAATTATGATCACAAATGACTTTAACTGCTTCTAGATTATCTGACAAAATGATTACTCTATCATGACATTGCTTTTTAAGTAGGAGCAACCCATCCAAAATTCTCCATAACTCGgcaatgaaaattgaaaactccCCTAAGAGCCGATCATaactaaacattttaaattaaattataatcatatttagatgttaatttagtaatataatagaaaaaaaattcttgtcaattcaaaagtttttctaaACCCGTCGTTTTATCTAGAttatagacatataaattataaatttttaactatttaattatgattatcataattttttcttatataagtATCACACTAAACAGTTGAGAACATATAGAATTCTTTCCCACCAGTTTGGACCAGCTTCATATTTGGTATAAACAGCAGAATCCCATTGTAAGAGAGCTAAGTTATGTATGACATAAGGTCTAGGACCCCTTCTCTAATTCCCCCTTTCTTTCTTACACCCTTACCCACCCATTGGTCCAAGCATACAAGAAATCcaataaaagtatcatggaggccccTGTACTAAATGCCGAATTACATTATACCCCTCTACTCAAAAGTTGgacaaattaatcattatatgttagatcaaaaaaCAAActgatatttctattaaaaatttcacccatttctaGTATTAAAAATCGATTATTGTATGCCAATATGAGGTACATATAGCATGCCACGTGTTACTGTCTATTATTCCGTCATTCACGTCAGcttttaacagtacaaatgaatagaaatttaacaaaaaaaaagagactaatttgctctttgatctaatgtacataTACtgatttgcccattttttttaataggaGAAAAATGTAATCTGACTCCTACTACAGGGACCTCCATGGTAGTTTTACCCAATAAATCCTAGGTTCAaactatgaaaaaaaaacatatttataacaCCATAAAccaacaaataaaataagaatccATGAATATTGATTAATGTTTTCCTTTCCAACTGTCTACAAATCCACATTCCGGAATCTACCTAAACAAAGATCCTATCATATGTAAATCGAAAAAAAGCGGACCATATATACAGTAATGAGATATAGATGCCTATTCCGCGAGCTAGACCTACAACCTTCCAAACGAAACATTATGCATGATAAATGACACTTCTCAACTATCAGCATTCAACAACTTATTTTGTTTACAGCATACAAGGAAATACATTAACCAAAGACGGAAAGTAAGCTATGCTTCCTACCCAACCACATAAGCGCACAAGAGCTATCCATCACGAAAATGAGAACGAGCTTTTATCGAATTGTACATATCTCATCCTCGTCAATACAAACTCAAAACGGCTCAAATCAAAGGGAAAGTGAGCTCACCTCATCAGCTTTCCATACTCCTTCTTCATACTTATACCACCTCATAAGCCCTTCATCGTTTCTAGTTCGTTGACACATGATGCATGAATCTTTCATGCATGTTAGAAATTCACGTAACCGAGATGCCTTGTCAAGAATACACTGATCAAgctccctcataattcttcttGGGGCAGGAGGAGGCGGTATTTCAATCAAAAGGCAGTGAGAAATGTTAAGCACTTCTAGGTTTCGCAACTCATCCAAGATGGAGATCAAGGTATCCTTCACAAGCATTGAGCAACGGAGGCTCAAAACCCTTACCTTTGGTAGATACGTTATTATTGTAGCCGCAAAGAAGTTGTCGAAAGGTCCCATCACTTT
The window above is part of the Gossypium raimondii isolate GPD5lz chromosome 9, ASM2569854v1, whole genome shotgun sequence genome. Proteins encoded here:
- the LOC105797496 gene encoding CENP-B homolog protein 2-like, coding for MASHLKGVKKSTLTDNMRKTLCEYKIEHPSSSQKDLQQWVQQIFDLSVSQSTISNTLKRSSEYFSKEKKNSNVKRHKSAKYPELEKVLYECFLQYQEKVNMTGEMIQSKAKEFLQKMYGDANSKFNFSIGWLERFKARHVIKSYRRFGESGSVVMVNIEYALPQIRAILENFDWKDIYNMDETDLFYRL